From the genome of Symphalangus syndactylus isolate Jambi chromosome 5, NHGRI_mSymSyn1-v2.1_pri, whole genome shotgun sequence, one region includes:
- the KRTAP19-8 gene encoding keratin-associated protein 19-8 translates to MSHYRSYYGGLGYGYGGFGGRGYGYGCGCGSFRRLGYGCGYRGYGFSSCRPLYYGGYGFSTFY, encoded by the coding sequence ATGAGCCACTACAGAAGCTATTATGGAGGCCTGGGCTATGGCTATGGAGGCTTTGGTGGCCGGGGCTATGGCTATGGCTGTGGCTGTGGCAGCTTCCGCAGGTTGGGCTATGGCTGTGGCTACAGAGGCTATGGATTCAGCTCCTGCCGACCATTATACTACGGAGGATATGGATTCTCTACCTTCTACTGA